In a single window of the Neodiprion virginianus isolate iyNeoVirg1 chromosome 1, iyNeoVirg1.1, whole genome shotgun sequence genome:
- the LOC124307606 gene encoding extensin-2-like isoform X3 — protein MWKLLWTATLVAALSTCDGHERSKRAIYGYAQPQETFEGYDYSPPSNPLVLPTSNEQVTEKPGINEYNYPTSINQITLPTRPPPPPPTPSPRPPQPPVQTRPPQTSQVTGYDYPKPEKPFPPIQRPTSPPVIATRPPPPPQRPEYEYPQPNNPFPFPSRPPPPPQVPTKLPPVIQTRPTPPPVIQTRPPPPPQRPAYEYPQPNNPFPFPARPTPPPVSQTRPPQPPIQTRPRPTKIQSTPPPISEVTGYNYPKPEKPFPPPQRPTLPPVIQTRPTPPPVIQTRPPPPPTRPEYEYPQPNNPFPFPARPTSPPVIQTRPPPPPVQTRPPPVIQTRPTSPPVIQTKPPPPQRPEYQYPQPNNPFPFPARPTPPPVIQTRPPPPPIQSRPQPIKIQSTPPPISEVTGYNYPKPEKPFPPPQRPTPPQVIQTRPTPPPVVQTRPPTPPQRPEYEYPQPNNPFPFPAKPTSPPVIQTRPPPPPVQTRPPPVIQTRPTPPPVIQTRPPPPPQRPEYEYPQPNNPFPFPTRPTPPPVIQTRPPPPVVQTRPPPIIQTRPPTPSTEKPGYNYPTPQEPFPFPSTTSRPFTYQTPSTTSRPYTYQTPSTTNRPFTYQTPSTTSRPYTYQTPSTTNRPFTYQTPSTTSRPYTYQTPSTTSRPYTYQTPSTTSRPFTYQTPSTTSRPYTYQTPSTTSRPYTYQTPSTTSRPYTYQTPSTTSRPFTYQTPSTTSRPYTYQTPSTTSRPYTYQTPSTTSRPYTYQTPSTTSRPFTYQTPSTTSRPYIYQTPSTTSRPYTYQTPSTTSRPFTYQTPSTTSRPFTYQPSSTPVPFQGSTYLPPVDTTPRPKPYQPPTPSQPPFRPSYQPPTPTRPPYQPPTPTRPPYQPSTPPPYQPPTPTRPPYQPSTPKPAPYLPPNQPSTPIRPPYQPPTPTRPPYQPPTQPPTRPPYQPPTPTRPPYQPSTPKPAPYLPPNQPSTPIRPPYQPPTPTRPPYQPPTQPPTRPPYQPPTPTRPPYQPSTPKPAPYLPPNQPPTPTRPPYQPPTPTRPPYQPPTQPPTRPPYQPPTPTRPPYQPSTPTRPPYVPTNQTPTPIKPRPPQQPVTRPPPYLPPSSERPAYTRIDVPPNPTVLYSITPSTTSPRPATGSPYSPPTIPTPTSPKNDGYHYAIPDIPFDY, from the exons ATG TGGAAGCTTCTGTGGACCGCCACGCTTGTGGCGGCCCTCTCAACGTGCGATGGGCACGAGAGAAGCAAAAGAGCAATATATGGTTATGCGCAGCCTCAAGAAACGTTCGAAGGCTACGATTATTCCCCGCCAAGTAACCCACTCGTTCTTCCAACCAG TAACGAGCAAGTCACTGAAAAGCCTggaataaatgaatacaaCTATCCAACATCGATAAATCAAATCACGCTACCAACGAGGCCACCCCCACCACCACCAACACCGTCACCGAGACCACCACAACCTCCGGTTCAAACGAGACCACCGCAAACATCTCAGGTGACTGGATACGACTATCCGAAACCAGAAAAACCATTCCCGCCAATACAGAGACCAACGTCACCGCCAGTGATCGCGACTAGGCCTCCACCACCACCTCAGAGACCCGAGTATGAATATCCTCAACCAAACAACCCATTCCCGTTTCCATCAAGACCGCCACCACCGCCTCAAGTACCGACCAAACTACCACCGGTGATCCAGACGAGGCCAACGCCTCCCCCTGTGATTCAAACAAGGCCTCCACCACCGCCGCAACGACCAGCATATGAATACCCTCAACCAAACAACCCATTCCCGTTCCCAGCAAGACCAACACCACCACCTGTAAGTCAAACACGGCCACCACAACCTCCGATACAGACCAGACCACGACCAACAAAAATACAATCAACTCCGCCACCGATATCTGAAGTAACTGGATACAACTATCCAAAACCGGAAAAACCATTTCCACCACCACAGAGGCCAACACTACCACCAGTGATCCAGACAAGGCCAACGCCTCCGCCTGTGATTCAAACAAGGCCCCCACCACCACCGACAAGACCAGAGTATGAATACCCTCAACCAAACAACCCATTCCCGTTCCCGGCAAGACCAACATCACCACCTGTAATTCAAACACGGCCACCACCACCTCCGGTACAGACCAGACCACCGCCGGTGATCCAAACGAGACCAACGTCCCCACCCGTGATTCAAACGAAGCCTCCACCACCTCAGAGACCAGAATATCAATACCCGCAACCAAACAACCCATTCCCGTTCCCGGCAAGACCAACACCACCACCTGTAATTCAAACACGACCACCACCACCTCCGATACAGAGCAGACCACAACcaataaaaatacaatcaaCTCCGCCACCGATATCTGAAGTAACTGGATACAACTATCCAAAGCCGGAAAAACCATTCCCGCCACCACAAAGGCCCACGCCGCCACAGGTGATTCAAACAAGGCCAACGCCTCCGCCTGTGGTTCAAACAAGGCCCCCAACACCACCGCAGAGACCAGAGTATGAATACCCTCAACCAAATAACCCATTCCCATTCCCAGCAAAACCAACATCACCACCTGTAATTCAAACACGGCCACCACCACCCCCGGTACAGACCAGACCAC CACCGGTGATCCAGACAAGGCCAACGCCTCCGCCTGTGATTCAAACAAGGCCCCCACCACCACCGCAGAGACCAGAATATGAATACCCTCAACCAAACAACCCATTCCCGTTCCCAACAAGACCAACACCACCACCTGTAATTCAAACACGGCCACCACCACCTGTGGTACAAACAAGACCTCCACCAATAATTCAAACGAGACCTCCAACGCCATCAACAGAAAAACCTGGGTACAACTATCCAACTCCGCAGGAACCATTCCCTTTTCCAAGCACAACCAGCAGGCCATTTACGTATCAAACTCCGAGTACAACAAGCAGGCCATATACTTATCAAACCCCAAGTACAACCAATAGGCCATTTACGTATCAAACTCCGAGTACAACAAGCAGACCATATACTTATCAAACCCCAAGTACAACCAATAGGCCATTTACGTATCAAACTCCAAGTACAACAAGCAGGCCATATACTTATCAAACTCCGAGTACAACAAGCAGGCCATATACTTATCAAACCCCAAGTACAACCAGTAGGCCATTTACGTATCAAACTCCGAGTACAACAAGCAGGCCATATACTTATCAAACTCCGAGTACAACAAGCAGGCCATATACTTATCAAACTCCGAGTACAACAAGCAGGCCATATACTTATCAAACCCCAAGTACAACCAGTAGGCCATTTACGTATCAAACTCCGAGTACAACAAGCAGGCCATATACTTACCAAACTCCGAGTACAACAAGCAGGCCATATACTTATCAAACTCCGAGTACAACAAGCAGGCCATATACTTATCAAACACCAAGTACAACCAGTAGGCCATTTACGTATCAAACTCCGAGTACAACAAGCAGGCCATATATTTATCAAACTCCGAGTACAACAAGCAGGCCATATACTTATCAAACACCAAGTACAACCAGTAGGCCATTCACGTATCAAACTCCGAGCACAACGAGTAGGCCATTTACATATCAGCCGTCAAGTACACCAGTGCCATTCCAAGGATCCACTTATCTGCCTCCGGTCGACACAACGCCTCGACCGAAGCCATACCAACCTCCGACCCCATCTCAACCGCCATTCCGACCCTCGTACCAACCTCCAACACCAACACGACCACCTTACCAACCACCAACCCCGACAAGACCCCCATACCAGCCATCAACACCACCACCCTACCAACCACCAACCCCGACACGACCTCCATACCAGCCATCAACCCCGAAGCCAGCTCCTTATCTACCTCCAAACCAACCTTCGACTCCAATCAGACCTCCGTATCAACCACCAACACCAACACGACCACCTTACCAACCACCGACACAGCCACCAACGCgaccaccttatcaaccaccaACCCCGACAAGACCCCCATACCAGCCATCAACTCCAAAACCAGCTCCTTACCTACCTCCAAACCAACCTTCGACTCCAATCAGACCTCCGTATCAACCACCAACACCAACACGACCACCTTACCAACCACCGACACAGCCACCAACGCgaccaccttatcaaccaccaACCCCGACAAGACCCCCATACCAGCCATCAACTCCAAAACCAGCTCCTTACCTACCTCCAAACCAACCTCCGACGCCGACCAGACCTCCATACCAACCACCAACGCCAACACGACCACCTTACCAACCACCGACACAACCACCAACGCGACCTCCTTACCAACCTCCAACGCCGACACGACCACCTTACCAGCCCTCAACTCCGACCAGGCCTCCATATGTGCCGACTAACCAGACACCGACTCCAATCAAACCACGACCTCCCCAGCAACCTGTTACAAGACCTCCGCCATATTTACCTCCGTCCTCTGAAAGACCTGCTTACACGAGAATCGATGTGCCGCCAAATCCTACTGTACTTTACAGCATTACACCTAGTACTACTAGCCCACGACCTGCGACAGGCAGTCCATATTCTCCACCAACAATTCCTACACCCACATCTCCGAAAAATGATGGATATCACTACGCGATCCCAGATATACCATTCGATTactaa
- the LOC124307606 gene encoding proline-rich extensin-like protein EPR1 isoform X6 yields the protein MWKLLWTATLVAALSTCDGHERSKRAIYGYAQPQETFEGYDYSPPSNPLVLPTSNEQVTEKPGINEYNYPTSINQITLPTRPPPPPPTPSPRPPQPPVQTRPPQTSQVTGYDYPKPEKPFPPIQRPTSPPVIATRPPPPPQRPEYEYPQPNNPFPFPSRPPPPPQVPTKLPPVIQTRPTPPPPQRPEYQYPQPNNPFPFPARPTPPPVIQTRPPPPPIQSRPQPIKIQSTPPPISEVTGYNYPKPEKPFPPPQRPTPPQVIQTRPTPPPVVQTRPPTPPQRPEYEYPQPNNPFPFPAKPTSPPVIQTRPPPPPVQTRPRPIKIQSTPPPISEVTGYNYPKPEKPFPPPQRPTPAPVIQTRPTPPPVIQTRPPPPPQRPEYEYPQPNNPFPFPTRPTPPPVIQTRPPPPVVQTRPPPIIQTRPPTPSTEKPGYNYPTPQEPFPFPSTTSRPFTYQTPSTTSRPYTYQTPSTTNRPFTYQTPSTTSRPYTYQTPSTTNRPFTYQTPSTTSRPYTYQTPSTTSRPYTYQTPSTTSRPFTYQTPSTTSRPYTYQTPSTTSRPYTYQTPSTTSRPYTYQTPSTTSRPFTYQTPSTTSRPYTYQTPSTTSRPYTYQTPSTTSRPYTYQTPSTTSRPFTYQTPSTTSRPYIYQTPSTTSRPYTYQTPSTTSRPFTYQTPSTTSRPFTYQPSSTPVPFQGSTYLPPVDTTPRPKPYQPPTPSQPPFRPSYQPPTPTRPPYQPPTPTRPPYQPSTPPPYQPPTPTRPPYQPSTPKPAPYLPPNQPSTPIRPPYQPPTPTRPPYQPPTQPPTRPPYQPPTPTRPPYQPSTPKPAPYLPPNQPSTPIRPPYQPPTPTRPPYQPPTQPPTRPPYQPPTPTRPPYQPSTPKPAPYLPPNQPPTPTRPPYQPPTPTRPPYQPPTQPPTRPPYQPPTPTRPPYQPSTPTRPPYVPTNQTPTPIKPRPPQQPVTRPPPYLPPSSERPAYTRIDVPPNPTVLYSITPSTTSPRPATGSPYSPPTIPTPTSPKNDGYHYAIPDIPFDY from the exons ATG TGGAAGCTTCTGTGGACCGCCACGCTTGTGGCGGCCCTCTCAACGTGCGATGGGCACGAGAGAAGCAAAAGAGCAATATATGGTTATGCGCAGCCTCAAGAAACGTTCGAAGGCTACGATTATTCCCCGCCAAGTAACCCACTCGTTCTTCCAACCAG TAACGAGCAAGTCACTGAAAAGCCTggaataaatgaatacaaCTATCCAACATCGATAAATCAAATCACGCTACCAACGAGGCCACCCCCACCACCACCAACACCGTCACCGAGACCACCACAACCTCCGGTTCAAACGAGACCACCGCAAACATCTCAGGTGACTGGATACGACTATCCGAAACCAGAAAAACCATTCCCGCCAATACAGAGACCAACGTCACCGCCAGTGATCGCGACTAGGCCTCCACCACCACCTCAGAGACCCGAGTATGAATATCCTCAACCAAACAACCCATTCCCGTTTCCATCAAGACCGCCACCACCGCCTCAAGTACCGACCAAACTACCACCGGTGATCCAGACGAGGCCAAC GCCTCCACCACCTCAGAGACCAGAATATCAATACCCGCAACCAAACAACCCATTCCCGTTCCCGGCAAGACCAACACCACCACCTGTAATTCAAACACGACCACCACCACCTCCGATACAGAGCAGACCACAACcaataaaaatacaatcaaCTCCGCCACCGATATCTGAAGTAACTGGATACAACTATCCAAAGCCGGAAAAACCATTCCCGCCACCACAAAGGCCCACGCCGCCACAGGTGATTCAAACAAGGCCAACGCCTCCGCCTGTGGTTCAAACAAGGCCCCCAACACCACCGCAGAGACCAGAGTATGAATACCCTCAACCAAATAACCCATTCCCATTCCCAGCAAAACCAACATCACCACCTGTAATTCAAACACGGCCACCACCACCCCCGGTACAGACCAGACCACGACcaataaaaatacaatcaaCTCCACCACCGATATCTGAAGTAACTGGATACAACTATCCAAAACCAGAAAAACCATTCCCGCCACCACAAAGACCCACGCCAGCACCGGTGATCCAGACAAGGCCAACGCCTCCGCCTGTGATTCAAACAAGGCCCCCACCACCACCGCAGAGACCAGAATATGAATACCCTCAACCAAACAACCCATTCCCGTTCCCAACAAGACCAACACCACCACCTGTAATTCAAACACGGCCACCACCACCTGTGGTACAAACAAGACCTCCACCAATAATTCAAACGAGACCTCCAACGCCATCAACAGAAAAACCTGGGTACAACTATCCAACTCCGCAGGAACCATTCCCTTTTCCAAGCACAACCAGCAGGCCATTTACGTATCAAACTCCGAGTACAACAAGCAGGCCATATACTTATCAAACCCCAAGTACAACCAATAGGCCATTTACGTATCAAACTCCGAGTACAACAAGCAGACCATATACTTATCAAACCCCAAGTACAACCAATAGGCCATTTACGTATCAAACTCCAAGTACAACAAGCAGGCCATATACTTATCAAACTCCGAGTACAACAAGCAGGCCATATACTTATCAAACCCCAAGTACAACCAGTAGGCCATTTACGTATCAAACTCCGAGTACAACAAGCAGGCCATATACTTATCAAACTCCGAGTACAACAAGCAGGCCATATACTTATCAAACTCCGAGTACAACAAGCAGGCCATATACTTATCAAACCCCAAGTACAACCAGTAGGCCATTTACGTATCAAACTCCGAGTACAACAAGCAGGCCATATACTTACCAAACTCCGAGTACAACAAGCAGGCCATATACTTATCAAACTCCGAGTACAACAAGCAGGCCATATACTTATCAAACACCAAGTACAACCAGTAGGCCATTTACGTATCAAACTCCGAGTACAACAAGCAGGCCATATATTTATCAAACTCCGAGTACAACAAGCAGGCCATATACTTATCAAACACCAAGTACAACCAGTAGGCCATTCACGTATCAAACTCCGAGCACAACGAGTAGGCCATTTACATATCAGCCGTCAAGTACACCAGTGCCATTCCAAGGATCCACTTATCTGCCTCCGGTCGACACAACGCCTCGACCGAAGCCATACCAACCTCCGACCCCATCTCAACCGCCATTCCGACCCTCGTACCAACCTCCAACACCAACACGACCACCTTACCAACCACCAACCCCGACAAGACCCCCATACCAGCCATCAACACCACCACCCTACCAACCACCAACCCCGACACGACCTCCATACCAGCCATCAACCCCGAAGCCAGCTCCTTATCTACCTCCAAACCAACCTTCGACTCCAATCAGACCTCCGTATCAACCACCAACACCAACACGACCACCTTACCAACCACCGACACAGCCACCAACGCgaccaccttatcaaccaccaACCCCGACAAGACCCCCATACCAGCCATCAACTCCAAAACCAGCTCCTTACCTACCTCCAAACCAACCTTCGACTCCAATCAGACCTCCGTATCAACCACCAACACCAACACGACCACCTTACCAACCACCGACACAGCCACCAACGCgaccaccttatcaaccaccaACCCCGACAAGACCCCCATACCAGCCATCAACTCCAAAACCAGCTCCTTACCTACCTCCAAACCAACCTCCGACGCCGACCAGACCTCCATACCAACCACCAACGCCAACACGACCACCTTACCAACCACCGACACAACCACCAACGCGACCTCCTTACCAACCTCCAACGCCGACACGACCACCTTACCAGCCCTCAACTCCGACCAGGCCTCCATATGTGCCGACTAACCAGACACCGACTCCAATCAAACCACGACCTCCCCAGCAACCTGTTACAAGACCTCCGCCATATTTACCTCCGTCCTCTGAAAGACCTGCTTACACGAGAATCGATGTGCCGCCAAATCCTACTGTACTTTACAGCATTACACCTAGTACTACTAGCCCACGACCTGCGACAGGCAGTCCATATTCTCCACCAACAATTCCTACACCCACATCTCCGAAAAATGATGGATATCACTACGCGATCCCAGATATACCATTCGATTactaa
- the LOC124307606 gene encoding extensin-2-like isoform X4 has protein sequence MWKLLWTATLVAALSTCDGHERSKRAIYGYAQPQETFEGYDYSPPSNPLVLPTSNEQVTEKPGINEYNYPTSINQITLPTRPPPPPPTPSPRPPQPPVQTRPPQTSQVTGYDYPKPEKPFPPIQRPTSPPVIATRPPPPPQRPEYEYPQPNNPFPFPSRPPPPPQVPTKLPPVIQTRPTPPPVIQTRPPPPPQRPAYEYPQPNNPFPFPARPTPPPVSQTRPPQPPIQTRPRPTKIQSTPPPISEVTGYNYPKPEKPFPPPQRPTLPPVIQTRPTSPPVIQTKPPPPQRPEYQYPQPNNPFPFPARPTPPPVIQTRPPPPPIQSRPQPIKIQSTPPPISEVTGYNYPKPEKPFPPPQRPTPPQVIQTRPTPPPVVQTRPPTPPQRPEYEYPQPNNPFPFPAKPTSPPVIQTRPPPPPVQTRPRPIKIQSTPPPISEVTGYNYPKPEKPFPPPQRPTPAPVIQTRPTPPPVIQTRPPPPPQRPEYEYPQPNNPFPFPTRPTPPPVIQTRPPPPVVQTRPPPIIQTRPPTPSTEKPGYNYPTPQEPFPFPSTTSRPFTYQTPSTTSRPYTYQTPSTTNRPFTYQTPSTTSRPYTYQTPSTTNRPFTYQTPSTTSRPYTYQTPSTTSRPYTYQTPSTTSRPFTYQTPSTTSRPYTYQTPSTTSRPYTYQTPSTTSRPYTYQTPSTTSRPFTYQTPSTTSRPYTYQTPSTTSRPYTYQTPSTTSRPYTYQTPSTTSRPFTYQTPSTTSRPYIYQTPSTTSRPYTYQTPSTTSRPFTYQTPSTTSRPFTYQPSSTPVPFQGSTYLPPVDTTPRPKPYQPPTPSQPPFRPSYQPPTPTRPPYQPPTPTRPPYQPSTPPPYQPPTPTRPPYQPSTPKPAPYLPPNQPSTPIRPPYQPPTPTRPPYQPPTQPPTRPPYQPPTPTRPPYQPSTPKPAPYLPPNQPSTPIRPPYQPPTPTRPPYQPPTQPPTRPPYQPPTPTRPPYQPSTPKPAPYLPPNQPPTPTRPPYQPPTPTRPPYQPPTQPPTRPPYQPPTPTRPPYQPSTPTRPPYVPTNQTPTPIKPRPPQQPVTRPPPYLPPSSERPAYTRIDVPPNPTVLYSITPSTTSPRPATGSPYSPPTIPTPTSPKNDGYHYAIPDIPFDY, from the exons ATG TGGAAGCTTCTGTGGACCGCCACGCTTGTGGCGGCCCTCTCAACGTGCGATGGGCACGAGAGAAGCAAAAGAGCAATATATGGTTATGCGCAGCCTCAAGAAACGTTCGAAGGCTACGATTATTCCCCGCCAAGTAACCCACTCGTTCTTCCAACCAG TAACGAGCAAGTCACTGAAAAGCCTggaataaatgaatacaaCTATCCAACATCGATAAATCAAATCACGCTACCAACGAGGCCACCCCCACCACCACCAACACCGTCACCGAGACCACCACAACCTCCGGTTCAAACGAGACCACCGCAAACATCTCAGGTGACTGGATACGACTATCCGAAACCAGAAAAACCATTCCCGCCAATACAGAGACCAACGTCACCGCCAGTGATCGCGACTAGGCCTCCACCACCACCTCAGAGACCCGAGTATGAATATCCTCAACCAAACAACCCATTCCCGTTTCCATCAAGACCGCCACCACCGCCTCAAGTACCGACCAAACTACCACCGGTGATCCAGACGAGGCCAACGCCTCCCCCTGTGATTCAAACAAGGCCTCCACCACCGCCGCAACGACCAGCATATGAATACCCTCAACCAAACAACCCATTCCCGTTCCCAGCAAGACCAACACCACCACCTGTAAGTCAAACACGGCCACCACAACCTCCGATACAGACCAGACCACGACCAACAAAAATACAATCAACTCCGCCACCGATATCTGAAGTAACTGGATACAACTATCCAAAACCGGAAAAACCATTTCCACCACCACAGAGGCCAACACTACCACCAGTGATCCAGACAAG ACCAACGTCCCCACCCGTGATTCAAACGAAGCCTCCACCACCTCAGAGACCAGAATATCAATACCCGCAACCAAACAACCCATTCCCGTTCCCGGCAAGACCAACACCACCACCTGTAATTCAAACACGACCACCACCACCTCCGATACAGAGCAGACCACAACcaataaaaatacaatcaaCTCCGCCACCGATATCTGAAGTAACTGGATACAACTATCCAAAGCCGGAAAAACCATTCCCGCCACCACAAAGGCCCACGCCGCCACAGGTGATTCAAACAAGGCCAACGCCTCCGCCTGTGGTTCAAACAAGGCCCCCAACACCACCGCAGAGACCAGAGTATGAATACCCTCAACCAAATAACCCATTCCCATTCCCAGCAAAACCAACATCACCACCTGTAATTCAAACACGGCCACCACCACCCCCGGTACAGACCAGACCACGACcaataaaaatacaatcaaCTCCACCACCGATATCTGAAGTAACTGGATACAACTATCCAAAACCAGAAAAACCATTCCCGCCACCACAAAGACCCACGCCAGCACCGGTGATCCAGACAAGGCCAACGCCTCCGCCTGTGATTCAAACAAGGCCCCCACCACCACCGCAGAGACCAGAATATGAATACCCTCAACCAAACAACCCATTCCCGTTCCCAACAAGACCAACACCACCACCTGTAATTCAAACACGGCCACCACCACCTGTGGTACAAACAAGACCTCCACCAATAATTCAAACGAGACCTCCAACGCCATCAACAGAAAAACCTGGGTACAACTATCCAACTCCGCAGGAACCATTCCCTTTTCCAAGCACAACCAGCAGGCCATTTACGTATCAAACTCCGAGTACAACAAGCAGGCCATATACTTATCAAACCCCAAGTACAACCAATAGGCCATTTACGTATCAAACTCCGAGTACAACAAGCAGACCATATACTTATCAAACCCCAAGTACAACCAATAGGCCATTTACGTATCAAACTCCAAGTACAACAAGCAGGCCATATACTTATCAAACTCCGAGTACAACAAGCAGGCCATATACTTATCAAACCCCAAGTACAACCAGTAGGCCATTTACGTATCAAACTCCGAGTACAACAAGCAGGCCATATACTTATCAAACTCCGAGTACAACAAGCAGGCCATATACTTATCAAACTCCGAGTACAACAAGCAGGCCATATACTTATCAAACCCCAAGTACAACCAGTAGGCCATTTACGTATCAAACTCCGAGTACAACAAGCAGGCCATATACTTACCAAACTCCGAGTACAACAAGCAGGCCATATACTTATCAAACTCCGAGTACAACAAGCAGGCCATATACTTATCAAACACCAAGTACAACCAGTAGGCCATTTACGTATCAAACTCCGAGTACAACAAGCAGGCCATATATTTATCAAACTCCGAGTACAACAAGCAGGCCATATACTTATCAAACACCAAGTACAACCAGTAGGCCATTCACGTATCAAACTCCGAGCACAACGAGTAGGCCATTTACATATCAGCCGTCAAGTACACCAGTGCCATTCCAAGGATCCACTTATCTGCCTCCGGTCGACACAACGCCTCGACCGAAGCCATACCAACCTCCGACCCCATCTCAACCGCCATTCCGACCCTCGTACCAACCTCCAACACCAACACGACCACCTTACCAACCACCAACCCCGACAAGACCCCCATACCAGCCATCAACACCACCACCCTACCAACCACCAACCCCGACACGACCTCCATACCAGCCATCAACCCCGAAGCCAGCTCCTTATCTACCTCCAAACCAACCTTCGACTCCAATCAGACCTCCGTATCAACCACCAACACCAACACGACCACCTTACCAACCACCGACACAGCCACCAACGCgaccaccttatcaaccaccaACCCCGACAAGACCCCCATACCAGCCATCAACTCCAAAACCAGCTCCTTACCTACCTCCAAACCAACCTTCGACTCCAATCAGACCTCCGTATCAACCACCAACACCAACACGACCACCTTACCAACCACCGACACAGCCACCAACGCgaccaccttatcaaccaccaACCCCGACAAGACCCCCATACCAGCCATCAACTCCAAAACCAGCTCCTTACCTACCTCCAAACCAACCTCCGACGCCGACCAGACCTCCATACCAACCACCAACGCCAACACGACCACCTTACCAACCACCGACACAACCACCAACGCGACCTCCTTACCAACCTCCAACGCCGACACGACCACCTTACCAGCCCTCAACTCCGACCAGGCCTCCATATGTGCCGACTAACCAGACACCGACTCCAATCAAACCACGACCTCCCCAGCAACCTGTTACAAGACCTCCGCCATATTTACCTCCGTCCTCTGAAAGACCTGCTTACACGAGAATCGATGTGCCGCCAAATCCTACTGTACTTTACAGCATTACACCTAGTACTACTAGCCCACGACCTGCGACAGGCAGTCCATATTCTCCACCAACAATTCCTACACCCACATCTCCGAAAAATGATGGATATCACTACGCGATCCCAGATATACCATTCGATTactaa